In the genome of Spirochaetia bacterium, one region contains:
- a CDS encoding ABC transporter ATP-binding protein, which produces MIPAIQVKGLSKTYKEYGIKAVDDVNLVFSKGSITCIVGENGAGKSTLMNLLYGMERPDAGTIEVDGKQVSFSSPAEALQVGIGMVHQHFMLFAPFSIAKNVVLGMEPRTFLFFYDKNKAEQKVQALLDRQGFPLKASRKVKQLGVGEKQLVEITKMLYRKSKILILDEPTSMLTEQETKSLFRTLAKLKTQGNCIILITHKIKEVMEIADSIVVMRKGKLVGNYRKQEVDQCLLSKLMVGSAVTVHRMEPSDLRNKMHTKAILRADDIWVEKNNEAKPLLHDISFTVHAGEVLGFCGVSGNGMGVLEAVLGGMLPTSRGTIRLKGKDITNLGARKLRHMGLAFVPSNRIHYGCGQNATVEENLVIDERQEYFSLQKDSKKAFVDDIIGNCQITGQLGQAIGQLSGGNIQKVIFSREIHNMEDYIVLANPTWGLDVAATTYVHDRIRELQAKGKAIILLSSNLDEIMELSDRVNILHDATIAAQFEMTPAITKTVIGCYMLGIGEKQA; this is translated from the coding sequence ATGATTCCTGCAATACAGGTAAAAGGCCTGTCAAAAACCTACAAAGAATACGGCATCAAGGCTGTGGATGATGTCAATCTTGTTTTCTCCAAAGGTTCCATAACCTGTATTGTCGGGGAAAACGGTGCAGGAAAGTCAACATTGATGAATCTGCTCTATGGCATGGAACGTCCTGACGCGGGAACAATTGAAGTAGACGGAAAGCAAGTCAGTTTCTCTTCCCCCGCCGAGGCCCTGCAGGTAGGAATAGGCATGGTGCATCAGCATTTCATGCTTTTTGCCCCCTTCTCAATTGCCAAGAATGTCGTTCTTGGCATGGAACCAAGGACGTTTCTGTTTTTTTATGATAAAAACAAGGCAGAACAGAAAGTCCAGGCGCTTCTTGACAGGCAGGGTTTTCCGCTGAAGGCTTCAAGGAAAGTCAAGCAACTGGGAGTCGGTGAAAAACAACTGGTCGAAATCACAAAGATGCTGTACAGGAAAAGCAAGATACTCATACTTGACGAACCGACTTCCATGCTTACCGAACAAGAAACGAAGTCCCTGTTCAGGACGCTTGCAAAACTCAAGACCCAGGGCAACTGCATCATTCTCATCACGCACAAGATCAAAGAAGTCATGGAAATTGCAGATAGCATAGTCGTCATGAGAAAGGGCAAGCTGGTCGGGAACTACAGAAAGCAGGAAGTCGATCAATGCCTTCTCTCAAAACTGATGGTAGGATCTGCAGTTACCGTACATAGGATGGAGCCGTCTGACCTGAGAAACAAGATGCATACAAAGGCCATACTCAGGGCAGATGACATCTGGGTTGAAAAGAACAACGAAGCGAAACCATTGCTGCACGATATCAGTTTTACCGTCCATGCAGGGGAAGTCCTTGGATTCTGCGGTGTAAGCGGCAACGGCATGGGTGTCCTGGAAGCTGTACTGGGAGGTATGTTGCCTACCAGCAGGGGTACGATCAGATTGAAAGGCAAAGACATCACAAATCTCGGAGCAAGAAAACTGAGGCATATGGGTCTCGCTTTCGTTCCATCAAACAGGATCCACTATGGATGTGGACAGAATGCTACAGTGGAAGAAAACCTCGTCATAGATGAAAGGCAGGAATATTTTTCATTGCAGAAAGACAGCAAAAAGGCATTCGTCGACGATATCATCGGAAATTGTCAGATTACTGGCCAGCTCGGACAGGCAATCGGACAGTTGAGCGGCGGCAACATACAGAAAGTAATATTTTCAAGGGAAATCCACAACATGGAGGATTACATTGTACTTGCAAATCCTACATGGGGACTGGATGTAGCAGCAACGACCTACGTACATGACAGAATCAGGGAACTGCAGGCAAAAGGAAAGGCAATTATCCTTCTTTCTTCCAACCTCGATGAAATAATGGAGCTCAGTGACAGGGTCAACATACTGCATGATGCAACAATCGCGGCACAGTTTGAAATGACTCCGGCAATTACAAAGACAGTCATCGGTTGCTACATGCTTGGAATCGGAGAAAAACAGGCATGA
- a CDS encoding phosphomannomutase/phosphoglucomutase, whose product MGHIFNKEILKPGDIRGIYGTELTAEDYYWFGRTFATYLITKNGISCIVGRDGRLSSPEASQALIKGLVESGIQVIDLGLVSSPCLYYSVSSLHADGGLMVTASHNPPAYNGLKFVLQGRNFLEKDIAGLARTAAEDSCLQLQRQGTVTEGKREKEAYLSHLLAEADKKTFAGKRIVWDPGNGAALFILKSFLSQMPGDHYLICDTIDGSFPNHAPDPSKPENLVLLGKTVRGQQANLGVAFDGDADRIAIVDEDGQPLSGIQLLLLLAGPYLDRHPGYKVQSEVKASRIFLDGIKELGGIPLLTKVGRVNQQIHMRETDVGLAAETSGHVYFKENNYEDDGLFAALEVLKALQFWHISLSDFRKKYPMPINSGEIRLPMQEKDRKILLDSIRRHADETTGHLLLVDGIRWDNEKGFFLIRSSNTEPHMTIYAEGKDEVSYIWICKKLIQSINATGYDGNVLYGKFGFQFSDHMKPKLT is encoded by the coding sequence ATGGGACATATATTCAACAAGGAAATACTCAAACCTGGAGATATCAGAGGCATCTATGGTACTGAGCTTACAGCAGAAGACTACTATTGGTTCGGACGTACCTTTGCAACTTATCTTATTACGAAAAATGGAATTTCCTGTATCGTCGGAAGAGACGGAAGACTTTCTTCGCCTGAAGCTTCACAGGCACTCATCAAGGGACTTGTCGAAAGCGGCATACAGGTCATTGACCTAGGCTTGGTCTCATCACCTTGCCTCTATTACAGCGTTTCATCCCTGCATGCCGATGGAGGACTCATGGTAACAGCAAGTCACAATCCTCCGGCATACAACGGCTTGAAATTTGTACTCCAAGGCAGAAACTTCCTGGAAAAAGATATTGCAGGCTTGGCAAGGACAGCAGCAGAGGACAGTTGTCTTCAGCTTCAGCGCCAAGGGACGGTAACGGAAGGAAAACGAGAAAAGGAAGCTTATCTTTCCCATTTGCTTGCCGAAGCAGACAAAAAGACATTTGCAGGCAAACGCATCGTATGGGATCCCGGCAACGGAGCGGCCCTGTTCATACTGAAATCCTTTCTTTCGCAGATGCCGGGGGATCACTATCTCATCTGTGATACCATTGACGGTTCTTTTCCAAACCATGCCCCCGACCCAAGCAAACCAGAAAACCTTGTGTTGCTGGGCAAAACCGTACGCGGGCAACAGGCAAATCTCGGCGTTGCCTTTGACGGTGACGCTGACAGGATTGCCATCGTCGATGAAGACGGACAACCATTGAGCGGCATACAGCTGCTTCTGCTGCTTGCAGGACCGTATCTTGACAGGCATCCTGGGTATAAGGTACAAAGCGAAGTCAAAGCCAGCAGGATATTCCTTGATGGCATCAAGGAACTTGGAGGCATACCTTTGCTCACCAAGGTCGGACGTGTCAATCAGCAGATACATATGCGAGAGACAGATGTCGGACTCGCAGCTGAAACCAGCGGACATGTATATTTCAAAGAAAACAACTATGAGGATGATGGCCTGTTCGCAGCTCTTGAAGTGCTCAAGGCATTGCAGTTCTGGCATATTTCCCTTTCGGATTTCAGGAAGAAATATCCGATGCCTATAAACAGCGGTGAAATCCGCCTGCCCATGCAGGAAAAAGACAGGAAGATCCTCTTGGATAGCATACGTCGGCATGCCGATGAGACCACTGGACATCTGCTATTGGTTGACGGAATAAGATGGGACAACGAGAAAGGCTTTTTCCTAATCAGATCCTCCAATACAGAACCGCATATGACCATCTATGCCGAGGGCAAGGATGAAGTATCCTATATATGGATATGCAAAAAGCTCATACAAAGCATCAATGCAACAGGGTATGACGGAAATGTGCTCTATGGCAAGTTCGGCTTTCAGTTTTCTGACCATATGAAGCCTAAGCTGACGTAG
- a CDS encoding BMP family ABC transporter substrate-binding protein: METTLFFTSRILRRMYKAALCFLLIPLAMLGASGTQEKNKDTLQVLVYISGVLDGSPTYQALADGANEFAADHPQVTVKVYEAGYNQAEWESQLTSLVASGTYDLVLTTNPSMPEICNNISKKFPKQKFVVTDGYLEGNPNICTYSFDQYQQAQLLGYLAGLVTTSNMKGANKEKKIGYLVAQDYPLLNDYMIPGYLAGARKVDKDITLDKRMIGNWFDASKAKELTDAMVASGVDVMALDIGGAAKGAIKSAVAHGTYITEKDVDDYASAPGTVIGCGIIKEKQLAIEILSEALKGTIAWGKASALGIKDGYIDFVDDSPYYGEGLTPQVKDAFDAFLSQVRKGDIDLSK, encoded by the coding sequence ATGGAAACTACACTATTTTTCACTTCACGCATATTGAGACGAATGTATAAGGCAGCACTGTGCTTTCTCCTGATACCACTTGCGATGCTCGGTGCCAGCGGAACCCAGGAAAAGAACAAGGACACATTGCAGGTCCTCGTCTATATAAGCGGCGTATTGGACGGAAGTCCTACCTATCAGGCATTGGCAGACGGTGCCAATGAATTTGCCGCTGACCATCCGCAGGTAACGGTCAAGGTCTACGAGGCAGGCTATAACCAAGCAGAATGGGAATCGCAATTGACCAGTCTTGTGGCTTCTGGTACCTATGATCTGGTATTGACCACAAATCCCTCAATGCCGGAAATCTGCAACAATATTTCAAAGAAATTTCCAAAGCAGAAATTCGTGGTAACTGATGGCTATCTTGAAGGGAATCCCAACATATGCACCTATTCCTTCGACCAGTACCAGCAAGCTCAGCTTCTTGGCTACCTTGCAGGTCTTGTAACTACCAGCAACATGAAGGGTGCAAACAAAGAAAAGAAAATCGGTTATCTGGTAGCGCAGGATTATCCACTGCTCAATGATTATATGATTCCAGGCTATCTGGCCGGAGCACGGAAGGTCGACAAGGATATAACGCTTGACAAACGTATGATCGGCAATTGGTTCGATGCTTCAAAGGCAAAGGAACTGACCGATGCAATGGTTGCATCAGGGGTCGATGTAATGGCACTTGATATCGGAGGTGCAGCAAAAGGCGCAATAAAAAGCGCCGTAGCACATGGAACCTATATCACAGAAAAGGACGTAGATGACTATGCATCGGCTCCGGGGACTGTCATCGGCTGCGGCATCATCAAGGAAAAACAACTTGCCATTGAAATCCTTTCAGAAGCACTCAAAGGAACGATAGCCTGGGGAAAAGCCTCTGCATTGGGAATCAAGGACGGATACATCGACTTTGTTGACGATTCCCCATATTATGGAGAAGGGTTGACCCCACAGGTAAAGGATGCTTTTGATGCTTTCCTCAGCCAAGTAAGAAAAGGAGACATTGACTTAAGCAAATGA
- a CDS encoding ABC transporter permease, with protein sequence MKYRRKETVVGTLKILGIALLLLTLLSFILSRQPWKTIAAMSLGPFSNLYNFGNLLNAAVPMVLGGLGILIALKASLINLGGEGQIYLSALVTTQVGLCLHGWGPLGAVIALLAGGLCGGLMAALSGLLKAIWKTNELITSYLISSCMINLGNYLVTGPLHDPQTNLLSTRQIAASMQLHQILPPSGLSTALIYAVCLTFIVNAYLFKTKGGYELRMVGINEDFARYGGIGSHGRIVWALFLSGFFHGLAGGMLVLGTYHATLREFSSGIGWSSFSVALIASGNPIAVLPASFFFAWIQSGATIAMQQSDVTSDLAQIAQGLVFLLISSTVLLKGRKNTWN encoded by the coding sequence ATGAAATACAGAAGAAAAGAAACAGTTGTCGGTACATTGAAGATTCTTGGCATAGCCCTTCTGCTTCTTACCTTGCTTTCATTCATCCTTAGCCGCCAACCATGGAAAACAATAGCAGCCATGAGCCTCGGCCCTTTTTCAAATCTCTACAATTTCGGAAACCTGCTCAATGCTGCAGTCCCCATGGTCCTGGGTGGCCTAGGTATTCTCATCGCATTGAAGGCTTCCTTGATCAACCTGGGTGGTGAGGGACAAATATATCTTTCTGCACTAGTAACGACACAAGTAGGACTCTGTCTACATGGCTGGGGTCCTTTGGGAGCTGTCATTGCATTGCTGGCAGGCGGTTTATGCGGTGGCCTTATGGCGGCCCTCAGCGGATTGCTCAAAGCCATATGGAAAACAAACGAGCTGATTACTTCTTACCTGATCTCATCATGCATGATCAATCTAGGAAATTATCTCGTTACGGGACCATTGCATGATCCGCAGACAAATCTGCTTTCAACCCGACAGATAGCTGCATCCATGCAACTTCATCAAATCCTACCACCTTCAGGTCTCAGTACTGCTCTGATTTATGCAGTCTGCCTCACTTTTATCGTCAACGCCTATCTGTTCAAGACAAAAGGTGGCTATGAGCTAAGAATGGTCGGCATAAACGAAGATTTTGCAAGATATGGCGGCATCGGCAGCCATGGACGCATTGTCTGGGCTTTGTTCCTAAGTGGTTTCTTCCATGGCCTCGCAGGAGGAATGTTGGTGTTGGGAACGTATCATGCAACTCTCAGGGAATTTTCATCAGGCATCGGATGGAGCAGTTTTTCCGTTGCCCTGATTGCTTCAGGCAATCCTATTGCAGTCCTTCCTGCCTCATTCTTCTTTGCATGGATACAAAGCGGCGCAACCATTGCCATGCAGCAAAGTGATGTTACAAGTGATTTGGCACAAATTGCACAAGGACTTGTATTTCTGCTCATATCCAGTACGGTATTGCTGAAAGGAAGGAAAAACACATGGAACTGA
- a CDS encoding ATP-binding protein: MNTNNRRWLLLILAGCSILLLSLILIGQIQEFALAHVRFLGQNDTQYIKDKLLEGEDVTACIKDFKSTTVRFLVITDGTYRVLATKGIDRKIGSTYFNAQLLKASQNGWFQNIVKTGDHRSISYASKIVVSNRTYLLDFSYQTADDSIRFTTIGLELLSMVLILCFIAYLVSRIHLHYYRRPLKKLLKNAKNTALPQSDFQVLAVDNEAADEIKELVASFNQLVYNHRVLLEADRTKISRMNSLLSDLSSGILMTDRNGKVTLINPKACSFLDVQERELFCQPLTMDSNQLFAQILHMAQSVFTDEKNRNQTMRKDDGTIIEAEARILFDKYIPYAKEGVLVMLRDITEHWQLEQMKDEFVANVSHELKTPMAILSGYAQALADKQIELSKADKEECISAILSETGHMEHLIEELLSLSRIDQKAEEPLEQIHLQPLLEAACTLQSEKVADRGIHIQCSLSSNPALIKGKQLWVMQVIGNLLDNAMKYSGNGTQITVEEYESGENVIIRITDQGIGISKADIPHIFERFYRVEKSRNSEIAGSGLGLSIVRKLMEKMQGTIEVQSTVGKGTTFCLTWEKATDTAARKG; the protein is encoded by the coding sequence TTGAACACAAACAATAGGCGATGGCTGCTTCTTATCCTTGCTGGCTGCAGTATACTTCTGCTGTCCTTGATCCTCATCGGACAAATACAGGAATTTGCACTGGCTCATGTTCGTTTCCTTGGACAGAACGATACCCAGTACATCAAGGACAAACTGCTTGAAGGCGAAGATGTAACAGCTTGCATCAAGGATTTCAAATCCACGACAGTCCGTTTCCTTGTCATTACTGACGGGACATACAGGGTACTTGCAACAAAAGGTATCGACAGGAAAATAGGATCGACTTACTTCAATGCACAGTTGCTCAAGGCAAGCCAAAACGGTTGGTTCCAGAACATTGTAAAGACAGGTGACCACCGATCCATTTCATATGCAAGTAAAATAGTGGTTTCGAATAGGACATACCTGCTGGATTTCAGTTATCAGACGGCAGATGATTCTATACGGTTCACTACGATAGGCCTGGAACTTCTGAGCATGGTTCTGATATTGTGCTTCATTGCCTATCTCGTTTCACGTATTCACCTGCACTACTATCGACGTCCATTGAAAAAATTGCTCAAGAATGCAAAAAATACGGCACTTCCTCAATCAGATTTCCAGGTACTTGCAGTTGACAATGAAGCTGCCGATGAAATCAAGGAACTGGTTGCCTCCTTCAATCAGCTGGTATACAACCATAGGGTCCTGCTTGAAGCAGACCGAACAAAGATCAGCCGTATGAATTCCTTGCTTTCAGATCTTTCTTCAGGCATCCTGATGACTGACAGAAACGGAAAAGTCACGTTGATCAACCCCAAGGCCTGCTCTTTCCTTGATGTCCAGGAAAGGGAATTGTTCTGTCAGCCGTTGACAATGGATTCCAATCAGCTTTTTGCACAGATACTCCACATGGCACAGTCCGTCTTCACGGACGAGAAAAACAGGAACCAGACGATGCGAAAGGATGACGGTACCATAATCGAAGCAGAAGCCAGGATATTGTTCGACAAATATATACCCTATGCAAAGGAAGGAGTACTTGTCATGCTCAGGGATATCACAGAACATTGGCAACTGGAACAGATGAAAGATGAGTTCGTTGCCAATGTTTCACATGAACTGAAAACTCCCATGGCTATTCTCAGCGGTTATGCCCAGGCACTTGCGGACAAGCAGATAGAACTCAGCAAGGCAGACAAGGAAGAATGCATTTCAGCAATACTGTCAGAAACCGGGCACATGGAACACCTTATCGAAGAACTTCTGTCCTTATCAAGAATTGACCAAAAAGCAGAGGAACCACTCGAGCAAATTCATCTGCAGCCACTGCTCGAAGCAGCATGTACCCTACAGTCAGAAAAAGTTGCAGACAGGGGAATACATATACAATGTTCACTCTCCAGCAATCCGGCCTTGATCAAGGGCAAGCAACTATGGGTCATGCAGGTTATCGGGAACCTGTTGGACAATGCGATGAAATATTCAGGAAACGGTACACAAATCACGGTAGAAGAATATGAATCAGGAGAAAACGTCATCATCAGGATAACAGATCAAGGCATAGGAATCAGCAAGGCAGATATTCCCCATATCTTCGAACGTTTCTACCGAGTGGAGAAATCCCGGAACAGCGAAATTGCAGGTTCAGGTCTAGGCCTGTCAATAGTCCGGAAACTCATGGAAAAAATGCAAGGGACGATAGAAGTCCAGAGCACTGTTGGCAAAGGAACTACGTTCTGCCTTACATGGGAAAAAGCCACTGACACTGCTGCAAGAAAGGGATAA
- a CDS encoding ABC transporter ATP-binding protein, whose translation MPTITLNHITKRFGKAEAVHDLNMVIEDGQFVSLLGPSGCGKTTTLRMIAGLETPTEGEIFIDDECVFSASKGIDVSPDKRHVGFLFQNYALWPHMTVYKNISFGLENLKWDKEKIDARVKELTQMLQIDTYVDRYPAELSGGQQQRVAIARTLATGPKILLMDEPLSNLDAKLRMEMRTELKRLHQETKSTFVYVTHDQLEAMTLSTKICLIREGILQQYRPPLEVYRNPANIFVADFVGSPNINFIDMEASQVNLDEIQLKQGSLSLLFTPLTGPITLGNATKVTLGIRPENIIIGTEGMFDATIYSTLPSGMETILKIKIDDMLLTCVVFGDVDFKMDDKVKVTFPGKKYVLFDKESGKNLGLGSLV comes from the coding sequence ATGCCGACCATTACACTGAACCATATTACCAAGCGCTTCGGAAAAGCCGAAGCTGTACATGACCTGAACATGGTCATTGAAGACGGGCAGTTCGTTTCACTCTTGGGCCCGTCCGGCTGTGGCAAGACTACTACATTGCGTATGATCGCAGGTCTTGAAACCCCGACCGAAGGTGAGATATTCATCGACGACGAGTGTGTCTTTTCCGCAAGCAAGGGCATAGATGTATCACCGGACAAAAGACATGTCGGCTTTCTTTTCCAGAATTATGCATTATGGCCTCATATGACCGTGTATAAAAACATTTCATTCGGACTGGAAAACTTGAAATGGGACAAGGAAAAAATCGATGCCAGAGTAAAGGAACTGACCCAGATGCTCCAGATTGATACGTACGTGGACCGGTATCCTGCAGAATTGTCAGGTGGACAGCAGCAGCGTGTTGCCATTGCACGTACACTTGCCACGGGCCCGAAAATACTCCTGATGGACGAACCTCTTTCCAACCTTGATGCAAAATTAAGGATGGAAATGAGAACAGAGCTCAAAAGATTGCATCAGGAAACAAAATCTACGTTCGTCTATGTCACGCATGACCAATTGGAAGCAATGACATTGTCTACGAAAATCTGTCTGATCAGAGAAGGAATCCTACAGCAGTACAGACCACCTTTGGAGGTCTATCGTAATCCTGCAAACATCTTTGTGGCAGATTTCGTCGGGTCTCCCAATATCAACTTCATTGACATGGAAGCTTCCCAGGTCAACCTTGATGAAATCCAATTGAAACAAGGCAGCCTGTCCCTGCTGTTTACCCCTTTGACAGGTCCCATCACCCTAGGCAATGCAACAAAAGTAACCCTTGGCATCAGACCGGAAAATATCATAATCGGTACAGAAGGTATGTTTGACGCCACCATCTATTCAACACTGCCGTCAGGCATGGAAACTATCCTCAAGATAAAAATTGACGACATGCTCCTTACCTGCGTCGTATTCGGTGATGTTGATTTCAAGATGGACGACAAGGTCAAAGTAACATTCCCAGGAAAAAAGTATGTCCTGTTCGACAAGGAATCAGGCAAGAACCTTGGACTTGGAAGTTTGGTGTGA
- a CDS encoding response regulator transcription factor translates to MEKGTILVVDDEKQMVRMLMLNLRAHGYTPLAAYEGTSALRLAREKQIDAILLDVMMPGMDGKDVCRLLKEEPATRTIPVLMISAKSQLNDRIAGLSYGADDYITKPFDIQELLLRIEAAIRQVRLLKGNNVGILRLGSLTLDRKNYRAKGEKAELDLTLTEFRILELLMRHPGEVLPREAIAETIFNRDIEEIGRSLDVHIRHLRSKFQDAQITDCFITTLRGVGYILEHKQ, encoded by the coding sequence ATGGAAAAGGGAACGATTCTGGTAGTCGATGACGAAAAACAGATGGTGCGGATGCTGATGTTGAACCTCCGAGCCCATGGGTACACCCCGCTGGCAGCTTATGAAGGTACAAGTGCCCTGCGCCTGGCAAGGGAAAAGCAGATCGATGCAATATTGCTTGATGTAATGATGCCAGGTATGGATGGCAAGGATGTCTGCAGGTTGCTTAAGGAAGAACCTGCTACCAGGACTATTCCCGTATTGATGATCAGCGCAAAATCACAGCTAAATGACAGGATTGCAGGCCTCAGCTATGGTGCCGATGATTACATAACAAAACCATTCGACATCCAGGAACTGCTATTGAGAATAGAGGCAGCTATCAGGCAAGTCAGGTTGCTTAAAGGCAACAATGTCGGCATACTCCGCTTGGGTTCCCTGACCCTGGACCGAAAGAATTATCGGGCAAAGGGAGAAAAAGCCGAATTGGATCTGACATTGACTGAATTCAGGATTTTGGAACTGTTGATGAGACATCCTGGCGAAGTATTGCCGAGGGAAGCTATTGCCGAAACCATCTTCAACAGAGACATAGAAGAAATCGGAAGGAGCCTGGATGTACACATCAGGCATCTGAGGAGCAAATTCCAAGATGCACAAATTACTGATTGCTTCATTACCACCCTCAGGGGAGTCGGCTATATCCTTGAACACAAACAATAG
- a CDS encoding ABC transporter permease, whose protein sequence is MELIINSMLDIMVPLLLAATGGLYTELAGTLNIALEGLMIMGAYFSYTAAAYTGSLFLGTMIGIAASLILAFVISKVTQMLKANFFITALAANLLAPGLTGALSFRFYGNKGILTFPDMPKLPLWNYPLLGQHSPFLLIALLLLVLSYILIKGTAFGIRLKACGIDAGALKSYGIGQDRLREISFLISGFFCALAGSSLSLNLGSYVPGITAGKGWIALVIIYLGGRDIIGLLPATLIFAFAEAVSDNLQGFSSLPGDLVLALPNLFALLVLIGVSIYAGHRNHFKEHKQ, encoded by the coding sequence ATGGAACTGATCATCAACAGCATGTTGGATATCATGGTTCCCCTGTTGCTTGCAGCAACCGGAGGCCTGTATACGGAACTTGCAGGTACACTTAACATAGCCCTTGAAGGCTTGATGATCATGGGAGCTTATTTTTCCTATACCGCCGCAGCCTATACCGGTAGTCTTTTCTTAGGCACCATGATAGGAATAGCAGCTTCCCTTATCCTAGCATTCGTGATAAGCAAAGTCACCCAAATGCTCAAAGCAAATTTTTTCATCACTGCCCTGGCTGCAAACCTGCTTGCTCCGGGATTGACAGGAGCTCTTTCATTCAGATTCTACGGCAACAAAGGAATCCTCACATTCCCAGACATGCCCAAGCTACCCCTTTGGAACTATCCTTTGCTCGGACAGCATTCCCCATTCCTGCTCATTGCATTGCTGCTGCTTGTCCTCAGCTACATACTGATCAAAGGAACTGCTTTCGGCATCCGTCTCAAAGCCTGTGGCATTGATGCTGGTGCATTGAAAAGCTACGGTATAGGACAGGACCGGTTACGGGAAATTTCTTTTCTCATCTCAGGTTTTTTCTGTGCATTGGCAGGTAGCAGCCTGTCTCTGAACCTAGGCAGCTATGTTCCCGGTATTACAGCTGGAAAAGGTTGGATAGCCTTGGTCATCATCTATTTGGGAGGACGGGATATCATAGGTCTGCTTCCTGCTACATTGATATTTGCATTTGCCGAAGCAGTTTCTGACAACCTTCAGGGATTTTCTTCATTGCCAGGAGATCTGGTACTTGCCTTGCCGAACTTGTTTGCCTTGCTTGTACTGATCGGTGTTTCCATCTATGCTGGACACAGAAATCATTTCAAGGAACACAAGCAATGA